The following are encoded together in the Glycine max cultivar Williams 82 chromosome 8, Glycine_max_v4.0, whole genome shotgun sequence genome:
- the LOC100784471 gene encoding transmembrane 9 superfamily member 3 gives MRRTNESAAPAAMGRSTLALVLAILISLQGTPHVRSDASDHRYKDGDSVPLYANKVGPFHNPSETYRYFDLPFCVTGHEKDKTEALGEVLNGDRLVSAPYELSFKKEKDSKVVCKRKLTKEQVAQFREAVKKDYYFQMYYDDLPIWGFIGTVDKEGKTDPSEYKYFLYKHIQFDIHYNKDRVIEISARMDPHSVVDLTEDKDVDVEFVYTAKWKETETPFEKRMDKYSQSSSLPHHLEIHWFSIINSCVTVLLLTGFLATILMRVLKNDFMKYAQDEEAADDQEETGWKYIHGDVFRFPKFKSFFSAALGSGTQLFTLTIFIFMLALVGVFYPYNRGALFTALVVIYALTSGIAGYTATSFYIQLEGTNWVRNLLLTGCLFCGPLFLMFCFLNTVAIAYSATAALPFGTIVVIVLIWTLVTSPLLVLGGIAGKNSKTEFQAPVRTTKYPREIPPLPWYRSTIPQMAMAGFLPFSAIYIELYYIFASVWGHRIYTIYSILFIVFIILLIVTAFITVALTYFQLAAEDHEWWWRSFLCGGSTGLFIYGYCLYYYYARSDMSGFMQTSFFFGYMACICYGFFLMLGSVGFRASLLFVRHIYRSIKCE, from the exons ATGCGAAGAACGAACGAGAGTGCAGCGCCAGCGGCAATGGGAAGGAGCACTTTGGCTTTGGTTCTCGCGATTCTGATCTCTTTGCAGGGAACCCCCCACGTTAGATCCGATGCCTCCGATCATCGTTACAAGGACGGAGACTCCGTTCCTCTTTACGCCAACAAAGTCGGTCCCTTTCACAACCCCAG TGAAACGTATCGGTACTTTGACCTGCCATTCTGTGTAACAG GTCATGAGAAAGATAAGACTGAAGCCCTCGGTGAGGTGTTAAATGGCGATCGCCTTGTTAGTGCTCCTTATGAACTTAGTTTCAAGAAGGAGAAAGACTCTAAGGTTGTATGCAAGAGGAAGCTCACAAAGGAGCAAGTTGCTCAGTTCCGAGAAGCAGTTAAGAAGGACTATTATTTCCAGATGTACTATGATGACTTGCCGATCTGGGGATTTATTGGGACGGTTGACAAGGAAGGGAAAACTGACCCTAGTGAGTACAAGTATTTTCTTTACAAGCACATTCAGTTCGATATTCATTACAACAAAGATCGAGTCATTGAAATCAGTGCCCGGATGGACCCTCATTCTGTGGTGGACCTGACTGAGGATAAAGATGTAGATGTTGAGTTCGTGTACACTGCAAAATGGAAGGAAACAGAGACTCCTTTTGAGAAGAGAATGGATAAATACTCCCAGTCTTCTTCTTTGCCACATCACTTGGAGATTCACTGGTTCTCAATCATAAATTCCTGTGTAACAGTTCTTCTTTTGACTGGTTTTCTGGCAACCATTCTCATGCGTGTATTGAAGAATGACTTTATGAA GTATGCTCAAGATGAGGAAGCTGCTgatgatcaagaggagacaggATGGAAGTACATTCATGGGGATGTTTTCCGGTTTCCAAAGTTCAAGTCTTTCTTTTCAGCAGCCCTTGGTTCTGGTACTCAATTATTCACACT TACAATCTTCATTTTTATGCTTGCACTGGTTGGTGTGTTTTATCCATATAACCGAGGCGCTTTATTTACTGCACTGGTGGTCATATATGCTCTCACATCTGGCATCGCTGGCTACACTGCTACTTCCTTCTATATTCAACTTGAAGGGACTAATTGG GTTAGGAACTTATTGCTGACAGGATGCCTCTTTTGTGGCCCCCTATTCCTTATGTTCTGTTTCCTTAACACAGTTGCGATTGCTTATAGTGCAACTGCTGCCCTGCCATTTGGCACAATTGTGGTGATTGTCCTAATATGGACATTGGTAACTTCACCATTGCTTGTGTTGGGTGGTATTGCTGGTAAAAATAGCAAAACTGAGTTCCAAGCACCTGTCCGCACTACAAAATATCCCCGAGAGATTCCACCTCTGCCTTGGTACAGGAGTACCATTCCCCAGATGGCAATGGCAGGatttcttccttttagtgcCATCTACATAGAGCTGTACTACATTTTTGCCAGTGTATGGGGCCACAGAATTTATACGATCTACAGCATACTCTTCATTGTCTTCATTATTCTGTTGATTGTCACTGCTTTCATCACTGTGGCTTTGACATACTTCCAACTTGCTGCTGAGGATCATGAATGGTGGTGGAG GTCTTTCCTTTGTGGTGGATCAACTGGCTTGTTCATCTACGGCTATTGCTTGTATTACTACTATGCACGATCAGATATGTCTGGTTTTATGCAAACTTCGTTCTTCTTTGGTTACATGGCCTGTATCTGCTATGGCTTCTTCCTCATGCTCGGTAGCGTAGGATTCCGTGCCTCCCTGCTCTTTGTTCGTCACATATACCGGTCCATCAAGTGTGAGTAG
- the BRL2B gene encoding serine/threonine-protein kinase BRI1-like 2 produces MENNHVQLLVHLTVTLLLVITVLFPLTEGAAAVSSIKTDAQALLMFKRMIQKDPSGVLSGWKLNKNPCSWYGVTCTLGRVTQLDISGSNDLAGTISLDPLSSLDMLSVLKLSLNSFSVNSTSLVNLPYSLTQLDLSFGGVTGPVPENLFSKCPNLVVVNLSYNNLTGPIPENFFQNSDKLQVLDLSSNNLSGPIFGLKMECISLLQLDLSGNRLSDSIPLSLSNCTSLKNLNLANNMISGDIPKAFGQLNKLQTLDLSHNQLIGWIPSEFGNACASLLELKLSFNNISGSIPSGFSSCTWLQLLDISNNNMSGQLPDSIFQNLGSLQELRLGNNAITGQFPSSLSSCKKLKIVDFSSNKFYGSLPRDLCPGAASLEELRMPDNLITGKIPAELSKCSQLKTLDFSLNYLNGTIPDELGELENLEQLIAWFNGLEGRIPPKLGQCKNLKDLILNNNHLTGGIPIELFNCSNLEWISLTSNELSGEIPREFGLLTRLAVLQLGNNSLSGEIPSELANCSSLVWLDLNSNKLTGEIPPRLGRQQGAKSLFGILSGNTLVFVRNVGNSCKGVGGLLEFSGIRPERLLQVPTLRTCDFTRLYSGPVLSLFTKYQTLEYLDLSYNELRGKIPDEFGDMVALQVLELSHNQLSGEIPSSLGQLKNLGVFDASHNRLQGHIPDSFSNLSFLVQIDLSNNELTGQIPSRGQLSTLPASQYANNPGLCGVPLPDCKNDNSQPTTNPSDDISKGGHKSATATWANSIVMGILISVASVCILIVWAIAMRARRKEAEEVKILNSLQACHAATTWKIDKEKEPLSINVATFQRQLRKLKFSQLIEATNGFSAASLIGCGGFGEVFRATLKDGSSVAIKKLIRLSCQGDREFMAEMETLGKIKHRNLVPLLGYCKVGEERLLVYEYMEYGSLEEMLHGRIKTRDRRILTWEERKKIARGAAKGLCFLHHNCIPHIIHRDMKSSNVLLDHEMESRVSDFGMARLISALDTHLSVSTLAGTPGYVPPEYYQSFRCTAKGDVYSFGVVMLELLSGKRPTDKEDFGDTNLVGWAKIKICEGKQMEVIDNDLLLATQGTDEAEAEAKEVKEMIRYLEITMQCVDDLPSRRPNMLQVVAMLRELMPGSTDGSSNSA; encoded by the coding sequence ATGGAAAACAACCATGTTCAGCTTTTGGTTCATCTCACCGTGACACTTCTTCTTGTGATCACTGTTTTGTTTCCTTTGACTGAAGGTGCAGCAGCAGTTTCCTCCATCAAGACTGATGCACAGGCTCTTCTCATGTTCAAAAGGATGATTCAGAAGGATCCAAGTGGAGTTTTGTCAGGGTGGAAGCTGAATAAGAATCCATGCAGCTGGTATGGAGTCACTTGCACCCTTGGAAGAGTTACTCAGCTTGATATTAGTGGAAGTAATGACCTTGCTGGGACTATATCTCTTGACCCTTTGTCTTCTTTAGATATGTTGTCTGTTCTGAAATTGTCTTTGAATTCATTTTCTGTAAATTCTACCTCTTTGGTTAATCTCCCATATAGTTTGACACAGCTTGATCTATCCTTTGGTGGAGTTACAGGTCCTGTGCCTGAGAACCTGTTCTCCAAGTGTCCAAATCTTGTTGTTGTGAATCTTTCTTACAACAACTTGACAGGCCCTATTCCTGaaaatttctttcaaaattctGATAAACTGCAGGTCCTTGACCTCTCTTCCAACAATCTGTCAGGGCCTATTTTTGGCCTGAAAATGGAGTGCATTTCCTTGTTGCAACTTGATCTATCAGGAAACCGTTTGTCAGACTCAATTCCACTATCCTTGTCAAACTGCACCAgccttaaaaatttgaatttagccAACAATATGATTTCTGGGGATATCCCCAAAGCTTTTGGTCAGCTAAACAAACTACAGACTTTGGATCTTTCCCACAATCAACTTATTGGTTGGATCCCTTCTGAATTCGGAAATGCATGTGCTTCCCTTTTGGAACTCAAACTTtctttcaacaacatctcaGGCTCAATCCCATCTGGTTTCTCCTCTTGCACTTGGCTGCAGCTTCTTGATATATCTAACAACAATATGTCAGGGCAGTTACCAGATTCAATCTTTCAGAACCTTGGATCATTACAGGAACTGAGGCTGGGAAATAATGCTATCACTGGTCAATTTCCATCTTCACTATCTTCCTGCAAAAAGTTGAAGATTGTGGATTTCagctcaaataaattttatggatCTCTCCCCAGAGATTTATGTCCAGGAGCAGCCTCACTTGAGGAGCTGAGAATGCCAGATAATCTCATTACAGGAAAAATCCCAGCTGAACTGTCAAAGTGCTCACAGCTGAAGACACTTGATTTTAGTCTGAACTATCTCAATGGTACAATCCCTGATGAGCTTGGAGAACTTGAAAATCTTGAGCAGCTAATAGCATGGTTCAATGGCTTGGAAGGAAGAATTCCACCAAAGTTGGGCCAGTGCAAGAATCTCAAGGATCTCATACTGAATAATAATCACCTCACAGGCGGAATTCCCATTGAGTTGTTCAATTGCAGCAATCTTGAATGGATATCACTGACAAGCAATGAACTCAGTGGCGAAATACCGCGCGAGTTTGGCCTCTTGACAAGGTTAGCAGTTTTGCAGCTTGGAAACAACAGCCTGTCTGGGGAGATACCATCAGAGCTAGCAAATTGCAGCAGTTTGGTGTGGTTGGACTTGAACAGCAACAAGCTCACTGGAGAGATCCCTCCAAGACTTGGAAGGCAGCAAGGAGCAAAATCCTTGTTTGGTATCCTTTCAGGGAACACTTTGGTGTTTGTAAGAAATGTTGGAAACTCATGTAAAGGGGTTGGAGGTTTGCTAGAATTCTCCGGTATTCGACCTGAAAGACTCTTGCAGGTTCCAACATTGAGGACTTGTGATTTCACAAGACTCTATTCTGGTCCTGTCCTCAGCCTGTTCACCAAGTACCAGACTCTGGAGTATCTTGATCTTTCCTATAACGAGCTCCGTGGAAAAATCCCAGATGAATTTGGAGATATGGTGGCTTTACAGGTTCTTGAATTATCTCACAATCAGTTGTCTGGAGAAATCCCTTCGTCACTTGGCCAGCTAAAAAATTTGGGTGtgtttgatgcatcacacaatAGACTGCAGGGTCATATCCCAGACTCATTCTCAAACCTCTCATTCTTAGTCCAAATTGATCTATCTAACAATGAGTTAACAGGGCAGATTCCATCTAGGGGACAACTAAGTACACTTCCAGCTTCTCAGTATGCAAATAACCCAGGCCTTTGTGGGGTACCATTGCCTGATTGCAAGAATGATAACAGCCAACCCACAACAAATCCAAGTGATGATATTAGCAAAGGAGGCCATAAATCAGCAACTGCAACATGGGCAAACAGCATTGTCATGGGAATTCTCATCTCTGTTGCTTCTGTATGTATCTTAATTGTGTGGGCAATTGCAATGCGCGCAAGGAGGAAGGAGGCTGAGGAAGTCAAGATTCTCAATAGCTTACAAGCATGCCATGCTGCTACAACATGGAAAATTGACAAAGAGAAAGAGCCATTAAGCATTAATGTGGCTACATTTCAGAGGCAGCTGAGGAAGCTCAAGTTCTCACAACTGATTGAAGCAACAAATGGCTTCTCAGCAGCAAGTCTCATTGGGTGTGGTGGTTTTGGTGAAGTGTTCAGGGCCACACTCAAAGATGGCTCGAGTGTCGCCATAAAGAAGCTCATTCGACTGAGCTGCCAGGGCGATCGAGAATTCATGGCAGAGATGGAAACCTTAGGGAAGATCAAGCACAGAAATCTTGTCCCTTTGTTGGGGTACTGCAAAGTAGGGGAGGAGAGGCTCCTTGTTTATGAGTACATGGAGTATGGAAGCCTAGAAGAGATGCTTCATGGGAGGATCAAGACACGTGATCGACGCATTTTGACATGGGAAGAAAGGAAGAAGATTGCAAGAGGTGCTGCTAAAGGACTTTGTTTCCTGCACCACAATTGCATCCCTCATATAATACACAGAGACATGAAATCAAGCAATGTGCTACTTGACCATGAAATGGAGTCCAGGGTCTCAGATTTTGGCATGGCAAGACTAATAAGTGCCCTTGACACACATCTTAGCGTGAGCACACTAGCAGGAACACCTGGATATGTTCCCCCAGAGTACTACCAAAGTTTCAGGTGCACTGCCAAGGGAGATGTCTACTCATTTGGAGTTGTGATGTTGGAACTGCTTAGTGGTAAACGCCCTACTGACAAGGAGGACTTTGGTGACACCAACTTGGTGGGGTGGGCGAAGATTAAGATCTGCGAAGGGAAGCAAATGGAAGTGATTGACAATGATTTGCTTTTGGCCACTCAAGGAACTGATGAAGCAGAAGCAGAAGCCAAAGAAGTGAAGGAGATGATAAGATATTTAGAGATCACTATGCAGTGTGTTGATGACTTGCCTTCAAGAAGGCCAAACATGTTGCAGGTAGTCGCAATGCTGAGAGAGCTTATGCCTGGATCAACTGATGGAAGCAGCAACAGTGCTTGA